The segment CGAAACTTTGCCAGGTCGCCAGTCTTGTAGAGTCGATCGCTTACGTAGTCAACGAACGGGTTGCGGTACCGATTGCGGATGAATCTCTGATCGGTCATTTCACTCTGATTCAGATATCCAAGCGTCACACCAGCGCCGCCGATGTAGATCTCGCCTTCGCTTCCGACAGGAACTTCATTTCCTTTGGAATCCAGAATGTAAATCTGCGTGTTTCCGATTGGTTTTCCGATAAGAATCGGCCTATCAGGTTCTGTGATTCGATAGGCCGCAGACCAAACCGTCGTTTCGGTTGGACCGTACATGTTCCAAAGCTCGCCGCAGCGATCCAGCAACGGCGCAACGAGGTCTTGAGGCATCGGTTCGCCGCCGCAAAGTACTTTCAGATCGCGTTTTCCATTCCAACCGGCTTCGATCATCATCCGCCAGGTTGCTGGAGTTGCCTGTAGCAGTGAAATGTCATCCGCTTCCAAACGTTCGGCGAGCTTGGCTCCGTCAGCGGCAGTCACACTGTCGACAATCACGACTTGACCACCGGAAATCGTCGGCAGATAGAGTTCGAGAACGGCGATGTCGAATGAAAGTGTTGTGACCGCCAACACGGAATCTGTTTTGTCGAAGCCTGGCGTCTGCTGCATTGCGTATAGAAAGTTGACGACCGAACCGTGAGGAACCTGCACGCCTTTCGGTTTGCCCGTCGATCCGGAAGTGTAAATTACGTAGCAAACGTCGTATGGTGTAGCGTTGTTTTCAACAGGCTCGGAGGAAATTTCGCCGTTCCTGAAATCAACTTCATCGATCGCAAGTTGTGGTTTGCCAAAATCAGCGACCCGCGAACCGAGTTCCGATTCTGTGACGACCAGCTTTAGCCCGGAATGATCGCACATGTACCTCAGGCGATCGCTCGGATAGGCCGGATCGAGCGGAACGTATCCAGCGCCGGACTTCATGATTCCGTACAAATAGACCAGCATTTCCGCGCTTCGATTGACACAGATGCCAACCAGATCGCCAGCTCCGATGCCCTGTTCACGCAGCACACGGGCAACCTGGTTCGAACGCTGCTCTACTTCGCGATAGCTCAACGAAGTATTCTCAAACGTTACGGCAATTTGATCAGGCGTTTCCTCGGCCTGCCGGTGGAACTCTTCGTGCAACGTCGACTCGGTCGGATAATCTTGCTCCGTCGCGTTCCATTCGACCAGTACTTTTTGCCGCTGCGGAATGCTCATGACGTGCAAGTCAGCAATCGTGGCTTGCGGGTCATCAGCAACTTGCTCAAGGAACGCTTCGAAGCCTTCAAAGAGACCCTTCATCGCCTGAGCCGAATACAAGTCGGTGTTGAATTGAATCTGCAACTCGATCGATTTGTCTTTCTGAATCACCCCGTTGATGAACCATTCAAAGTTCTCGAATTTCCTCGGTTCAATTGAAAGTTCGGCTTTCAATTTGTGGAAACCCAGTTCGCTCGCATCGACCACCGGATCAATGTTGAACGAAATGGCAAGCATCGGTGGCCGTGACGGGTCGCGCGGCGGAGCAAGTTTGCGCAGCAGAGTGCCGTATGAGTATCGCTGGTGATCAAGCGAATCGAGCAGAGTGCCACGACAGGATTTCATGTAGTCAACAAACGGACCGTCGACGTCCACTTTTGTTCGCAGCGGCATCGTGTTGACACAATGACCAATCAGTTCGGGCATGTCCATCGCGGCTTGTCCTGCCGTTGGAATCCCGACGCAGAAGTCATCGTTGCCGCTGATTCGGGCGACCCATGCGTTGAAGGCTGCCAGCATGATGTTGAACAAACTGCATCCGGATTTGGCGCCGACCTTACGAACGCGTTCCACCAGTTCACTCGAAAGCTGATGGTCATAGCGATGCCCGAAGTAGGTTCGCAGCGGCGGCCGCTTGTTTTCAGTCGGTAAGTCCAGGGCAGGTATTTCGTCCACGAACTGGCTGACCCAAAATGACTCGTCAGCTTTTCCGGCATCCGAAATCAGATAGGAGTCTAGTTGCTGGGAGTACTGTTCGTAGTCGTCAGCGAGCGTCGATTTCCCCTGATCGTCGCCATCTGGTTCGGCATAAAAATGACCGAGGTCTTTGCAGAACACAGACAGCGACCATCCGTCGAGGATCAGGTGGTGGGCCGCAAAAGTCAGCTTGTAGTTTGAGTCATCCAATTTCTGTAGCACGAATCGGAGCAGCGGACCGCGAACCAGAT is part of the Mariniblastus fucicola genome and harbors:
- a CDS encoding non-ribosomal peptide synthetase, which produces MTTTNTFTTSSPIVAAVGPQDVVKRYAASEAQIEVWLSSSQSVEANCAYNEIASLTFAGQLDVQRLQQSIEKVVHRHGSLRSTFSEDGLQVLEHRAVNYGFEFVDFSDKSAEELELLTQEVVLKQASTPFDLVRGPLLRFVLQKLDDSNYKLTFAAHHLILDGWSLSVFCKDLGHFYAEPDGDDQGKSTLADDYEQYSQQLDSYLISDAGKADESFWVSQFVDEIPALDLPTENKRPPLRTYFGHRYDHQLSSELVERVRKVGAKSGCSLFNIMLAAFNAWVARISGNDDFCVGIPTAGQAAMDMPELIGHCVNTMPLRTKVDVDGPFVDYMKSCRGTLLDSLDHQRYSYGTLLRKLAPPRDPSRPPMLAISFNIDPVVDASELGFHKLKAELSIEPRKFENFEWFINGVIQKDKSIELQIQFNTDLYSAQAMKGLFEGFEAFLEQVADDPQATIADLHVMSIPQRQKVLVEWNATEQDYPTESTLHEEFHRQAEETPDQIAVTFENTSLSYREVEQRSNQVARVLREQGIGAGDLVGICVNRSAEMLVYLYGIMKSGAGYVPLDPAYPSDRLRYMCDHSGLKLVVTESELGSRVADFGKPQLAIDEVDFRNGEISSEPVENNATPYDVCYVIYTSGSTGKPKGVQVPHGSVVNFLYAMQQTPGFDKTDSVLAVTTLSFDIAVLELYLPTISGGQVVIVDSVTAADGAKLAERLEADDISLLQATPATWRMMIEAGWNGKRDLKVLCGGEPMPQDLVAPLLDRCGELWNMYGPTETTVWSAAYRITEPDRPILIGKPIGNTQIYILDSKGNEVPVGSEGEIYIGGAGVTLGYLNQSEMTDQRFIRNRYRNPFVDYVSDRLYKTGDLAKFRLDGNIEFLRRNDKQVKVRGFRIELGEIEQILKSNHSVANCVVLVREAAAGDARLVAYVVLHSGETSNAGQLRDHVRQSLPYYMVPQHFVFLESLPQTNNGKIDHKALPAPIGNGSEDASEEELPLPVTAAEKFVAKVWEQTLEIDDVRTNDTFFDIGGHSLLVMKVIAAVEDKTGVKLGPQEFLISTLAQMAEKIAAAHTFADDENQSINDDSTEKAKAEPEQTDPETSDAVQSESKGAFRLLKGFWN